In Phragmites australis chromosome 17, lpPhrAust1.1, whole genome shotgun sequence, the following are encoded in one genomic region:
- the LOC133897922 gene encoding lysM domain-containing GPI-anchored protein LYP4-like has protein sequence MPPPSSLLHLLLLLAAVASTRLAPAASKSTLESCSSTTACPALLSYALYTDLKLAELAALFSADPLAILAANAIDFAVPDPADRILPAGLSLRVPVPCACSDGIRKATSVRYVSRPGDTLASIASVVYGGLTTQDWIRDSNGMLDAAALDARTTLFVPLHCACFAGLDSGVPAVYLTYVVRKDDTVAAIAQRYRTTANDLMSVNDMATANVAAGDIIVVPLPACASSFPAFTSDAGLTVANGTYAITANRCVQCSCGPGNLDLFCVPAPLADSTCSSMQCSNSSMMLGNFTLLMTSAGCSVTSCSYGGYVNGTILTKLTTSLKPQCPGPHQFPPLIPPPTSSFFETYLGPSPTPMPSEGGIGPQMAGMAPTSSPPVSSGPPPADRHVGNVLALLALNLVANLLR, from the exons ATGCCACCACCGTCCTCCCTactccacctcctcctgctgctcgccgccgtcgcctccacgcGGCTCGCCCCCGCCGCGTCCAAGTCCACGCTCGAGTCCTGCTCCTCGACCACCGCCTGCCCCGCGCTGCTCTCCTACGCTCTCTACACCGACCTCAAGCTGGCTGAGCTCGCCGCGCTCTTCTCGGCCGACCCGCTCGCCATCCTCGCTGCCAACGCCATCGACTTCGCGGTCCCCGACCCCGCGGACCGCATCCTCCCCGCGGGGCTCTCGCTCCGCGTGCCCGTCCCCTGCGCCTGCTCCGACGGCATCCGCAAGGCCACCTCCGTCCGCTACGTGTCTCGGCCGGGGGACACGCTCGCGTCCATCGCCTCCGTCGTCTACGGCGGGCTCACCACCCAGGACTGGATCCGGGACTCCAATGGCATGCTCGACGCCGCCGCCCTCGACGCCAGGACCACGCTGTTCGTGCCGCTGCACTGCGCGTGCTTCGCCGGCCTCGACAGCGGCGTGCCCGCGGTGTACCTGACGTACGTGGTCAGGAAGGACGACACCGTGGCCGCCATCGCGCAGAGGTACCGGACCACGGCCAACGACCTGATGAGCGTGAACGACATGGCCACCGCCAACGTCGCCGCCGGGGACATCATCGTCGTCCCGCTGCCCG CGTGCGCCTCATCATTCCCGGCGTTCACGTCGGACGCCGGCCTGACCGTGGCGAACGGGACCTACGCAATCACTGCCAACCGCTGCGTCCAGTGCAGCTGTGGCCCGGGCAACCTGGA CCTGTTCTGCGTGCCGGCGCCACTGGCGGACTCGACGTGCTCGAGCATGCAgtgcagcaacagcagcatgATGCTCGGCAACTTCACCCTCCTGATGACCAGCGCCGGGTGCAGCGTCACGTCATGCAGCTACGGGGGATACGTGAACGGGACGATCCTCACCAA ATTAACCACGTCGCTTAAGCCTCAATGTCCAG GCCCGCATCAGTTCCCTCCCCTGATCCCGCCGCCGACGTCGTCGTTCTTCGAGACGTACCTCGGTCCGTCGCCGACGCCGATGCCATCTGAAGGAGGCATTGGTCCGCAGATGGCTGGCATGGCGCCGACAAGCAGCCCGCCGGTGAGTTCAGGTCCTCCCCCGGCAGATCGGCACGTCGGTAACGTTCTCGCGCTGCTCGCTCTCAACCTCGTCGCCAACCTGCTGCGGTAG